In Streptomyces sp. NBC_00306, a single genomic region encodes these proteins:
- a CDS encoding glycoside hydrolase family 18 protein: MGSSTHRRTASGKTKAIGALVAAAVAGGAAFALTGTAQAAAVGAAYTKTSSWTGGYTGQYVVTNATEKAQSGWTLEFDLPAGTTISSLWNGEHTVEGQHVTVKPTSWNKELAPGASVTVGFVTSASGTSTAADPTSCLINDATCSLDTGATPQPTGRPTEQPKPTPTATPTKPATPTTTATPTPTPSETPGNGTKAAAGYAPYIDTSLFPSYDMLDTVTKTGVKEFNLAFITSGGSCAPLWGGVTGLGDNAVANQIGALRAKGGDVRVSFGGAAGSELGLNCSSADELAKAYGKVIDTYELTKVDFDIEGAALPDTAANTRRSQAIAQLQKAHPGLDVSFTLPVMPTGLTQPGVDLVADAKKNGVKVSAVNIMAMDYGPAFSDDMGDYAIQAATATQAQIKGVLGLSDAAAWKAVAVTPMIGVNDVVTEIFTVEDATQLVEFATSKDMGWLSMWSSTRDKQCPGGEKPAADATCSSILQQPLAFTKAFAAYQ, translated from the coding sequence ATGGGCAGTAGTACGCACCGGCGCACGGCGAGCGGCAAGACCAAGGCGATCGGCGCGCTCGTCGCCGCCGCGGTGGCCGGCGGCGCCGCGTTCGCCCTGACGGGGACGGCCCAGGCCGCCGCCGTCGGCGCCGCGTACACCAAGACGAGCTCCTGGACGGGCGGTTACACCGGTCAGTACGTCGTCACCAACGCCACCGAGAAGGCCCAGTCGGGCTGGACGCTCGAATTCGACCTCCCGGCCGGGACCACGATCAGCTCCCTGTGGAACGGGGAGCACACGGTCGAGGGGCAGCACGTCACCGTGAAGCCCACGAGCTGGAACAAGGAGCTCGCGCCCGGCGCGTCGGTGACCGTCGGCTTCGTCACCTCCGCGAGCGGTACATCCACGGCCGCCGACCCCACGTCCTGTCTCATCAACGACGCCACGTGTTCCCTCGACACCGGCGCCACCCCGCAGCCCACCGGCCGGCCCACCGAGCAGCCGAAGCCCACCCCCACGGCCACGCCCACCAAGCCGGCGACCCCCACCACGACGGCCACGCCCACCCCGACGCCGAGTGAGACCCCGGGCAACGGCACCAAGGCGGCCGCGGGCTACGCCCCGTACATCGACACCTCGCTCTTCCCGTCGTACGACATGCTCGACACGGTCACCAAGACGGGCGTCAAGGAGTTCAACCTCGCCTTCATCACCTCCGGCGGCAGCTGCGCCCCGCTGTGGGGCGGCGTCACCGGGCTCGGCGACAACGCTGTCGCCAACCAGATAGGCGCCCTGCGCGCCAAGGGCGGCGACGTCCGCGTCTCCTTCGGCGGCGCCGCGGGCTCCGAACTGGGCCTGAACTGCTCCTCGGCCGACGAGCTCGCGAAGGCGTACGGCAAGGTCATCGACACCTACGAGCTGACCAAGGTCGACTTCGACATCGAAGGCGCCGCGCTGCCGGACACAGCGGCCAACACCCGCCGCTCGCAGGCGATCGCGCAGCTCCAGAAGGCCCACCCCGGTCTGGATGTCTCCTTCACGCTGCCGGTGATGCCCACCGGGCTGACCCAGCCGGGCGTGGACCTGGTCGCCGACGCCAAGAAGAACGGGGTGAAGGTCTCCGCGGTCAACATCATGGCGATGGACTACGGGCCGGCCTTCAGCGACGACATGGGTGACTACGCGATCCAGGCGGCCACCGCCACCCAGGCGCAGATCAAGGGTGTCCTCGGGCTCTCCGACGCCGCTGCCTGGAAGGCCGTCGCCGTCACCCCGATGATCGGCGTCAACGACGTCGTGACCGAGATCTTCACGGTCGAGGACGCGACGCAGCTGGTGGAGTTCGCCACGTCCAAGGACATGGGCTGGCTGTCGATGTGGTCCTCGACCCGTGACAAGCAGTGCCCCGGCGGCGAGAAGCCGGCCGCCGACGCGACCTGCAGCTCGATCCTCCAGCAGCCGCTGGCCTTCACCAAGGCGTTCGCCGCCTACCAGTAG
- a CDS encoding response regulator transcription factor, producing the protein MASVLVVEDDQFVRSALIRHLTEASHTVRSVGTALEALREVAHFRFDVVILDLGLPDLDGAEALKMLRGITDVPVIIATARDDETEIVRLLNDGADDYLIKPFSVEHLSARMAAVLRRSRVAAGDVPPSRVIQVGGLSIDPLRRQAELDGTALDLTRREFDLLAFLAGRPGVVVPRKELLAEVWQQSYGDDQTIDVHLSWLRRKLGETAARPRYLHTLRGVGVKLEPPNGHMR; encoded by the coding sequence ATGGCAAGTGTGCTCGTGGTCGAGGACGACCAGTTCGTGCGCTCCGCCCTCATCCGGCACTTGACCGAGGCCTCCCACACCGTACGGAGCGTCGGCACGGCCCTGGAGGCGCTGCGTGAGGTGGCCCATTTCCGGTTCGACGTGGTCATTCTCGACCTCGGTCTGCCGGACCTGGACGGGGCCGAGGCGCTGAAGATGCTGCGGGGCATCACGGATGTACCGGTGATCATCGCGACCGCGCGGGACGACGAGACCGAGATCGTCCGGCTGCTCAACGACGGTGCCGACGACTACCTCATCAAGCCCTTCTCGGTGGAGCACCTGTCCGCGCGCATGGCCGCCGTCCTGCGCCGCTCGCGCGTCGCCGCCGGCGACGTACCGCCCTCGCGCGTCATCCAGGTCGGCGGTCTGTCCATCGACCCGCTGCGCCGCCAGGCCGAGCTGGACGGCACGGCACTGGACCTGACCCGCCGGGAGTTCGACCTGCTGGCCTTTCTGGCCGGCCGCCCCGGAGTCGTCGTCCCGCGCAAGGAACTCCTCGCCGAGGTCTGGCAGCAGAGCTACGGCGACGACCAGACGATCGACGTCCATCTGAGCTGGCTGCGGCGCAAGCTCGGTGAGACCGCGGCACGGCCCCGCTATCTGCACACGCTGCGGGGAGTCGGAGTGAAGCTGGAACCGCCGAACGGACACATGAGATGA
- a CDS encoding spermidine synthase codes for MAKSRRNKGGGGVGGPEPVVAQVDGGLAELIPDRERPRAWALLIDGAPQSHVDLDDPAHLSFEYQRRLGHVVDLVAPPGRPLQVVHLGGGAFTLARYVAATRPRSTQQVVELDGPLVQLVRSHLPLDPGARIRVRSGDARAGLAKVPDGWADLVIADVFGGARTPAHLTSTEFLADVRRVLRPGGHYAANLADGPPLAHLRAQVATAAGLFPELALAADPTVFRGRRFGNAVLLASDVPLPVAEFTRRVASDPHPGRVEHGKALMDFTGGAAAVTDASAKPSPAPPPAVFR; via the coding sequence ATGGCGAAGAGCAGGCGGAACAAGGGCGGTGGCGGTGTCGGCGGCCCCGAGCCCGTCGTCGCGCAGGTCGACGGCGGACTCGCGGAGCTGATACCGGACCGCGAGCGTCCGCGTGCCTGGGCGCTGCTCATCGACGGTGCGCCCCAGTCGCATGTCGACCTCGACGATCCGGCGCACCTGTCCTTCGAGTACCAGCGCCGCCTCGGCCATGTCGTCGATCTCGTGGCGCCCCCGGGCCGGCCCCTTCAGGTCGTCCACCTCGGCGGCGGGGCCTTCACGCTCGCCCGCTATGTCGCGGCGACCCGCCCCCGGTCGACCCAGCAGGTGGTGGAGCTCGACGGACCCCTGGTCCAACTGGTGCGCTCACATCTGCCGTTGGACCCGGGCGCCCGTATACGCGTACGGTCCGGCGACGCCCGCGCGGGGCTCGCCAAGGTGCCGGACGGCTGGGCGGATCTCGTCATCGCGGATGTGTTCGGCGGTGCCCGTACCCCCGCGCATCTGACCAGTACGGAGTTCCTCGCCGATGTCCGCCGTGTCCTGCGGCCCGGCGGGCACTACGCCGCGAACCTCGCCGACGGTCCGCCCCTCGCGCATCTGCGCGCCCAAGTGGCCACCGCGGCGGGCCTGTTCCCCGAGCTGGCGCTCGCCGCCGACCCCACCGTCTTCCGCGGCCGCCGGTTCGGCAACGCCGTGCTGCTGGCCTCGGACGTGCCGCTGCCCGTCGCCGAGTTCACCCGGCGCGTCGCGAGCGACCCGCATCCCGGCCGGGTCGAGCACGGCAAGGCGCTCATGGACTTCACGGGGGGCGCGGCCGCGGTCACCGACGCGAGCGCGAAGCCCTCACCGGCGCCTCCGCCCGCCGTCTTCCGCTGA
- a CDS encoding sensor histidine kinase, translating into MRWALVKVSLAVTAMVVVAFAVPLGLVIKEMASDRAFSNAERQAAAIGPTLSITAERDPLERAVMSTQAGAAGRMAVHVPASGEPGSVPVDIGIRRAATADLATTQRLGRASVTEVRGGSALLQPTAIGTGQIAVVEVFVPEGEVSNGVGTAWLVLGGVGIALIIGSVAVADRLGSRMVTPAQRLAGAAHDLGEGRLGARVPEEGPTELRSAAIAFNAMADQVVQLLANERELAADLSHRLRTPLTVLRLNAASLGEGPAAEQTRTAVEQLEREVDTIIRTAREAKPQTVANGPGAGCDASEVVRERMDFWSALAEDEGRKVRVAGVDRPVRIPVARPELAAALDALLGNVFRHTPEGTAFSVDVHNGDDAVIVLVSDAGAGITDPEAAMARGNSGGRDGSTGLGLDIVRRVAESTGGDVRIGSSVLGGTEVRLWLGLGPRQGAQGERRRGHRGTERRRGRLSRSHSRVGGPDH; encoded by the coding sequence ATGAGATGGGCACTCGTCAAGGTTTCGCTGGCCGTCACGGCGATGGTCGTGGTGGCCTTCGCCGTACCGCTCGGGCTCGTCATCAAGGAGATGGCCAGCGACCGCGCCTTCTCCAACGCCGAGCGCCAGGCCGCCGCCATCGGCCCCACCCTCTCCATCACCGCCGAGCGTGACCCGCTGGAGCGGGCCGTGATGTCGACCCAGGCCGGAGCGGCGGGCCGGATGGCCGTGCACGTCCCGGCCTCCGGTGAACCCGGCAGCGTGCCCGTCGACATCGGCATCCGCCGGGCCGCGACGGCCGACCTCGCCACCACCCAGCGCCTCGGCCGCGCCTCCGTCACCGAAGTGCGCGGCGGCTCCGCCCTGTTGCAGCCCACCGCCATCGGCACCGGCCAGATCGCGGTCGTCGAGGTGTTCGTGCCCGAGGGCGAGGTCTCCAACGGCGTCGGCACCGCCTGGCTGGTCCTCGGTGGCGTCGGCATCGCCCTGATCATCGGTTCGGTCGCGGTCGCCGACCGCCTCGGCAGCCGGATGGTGACGCCCGCGCAGCGGCTCGCGGGCGCGGCCCACGACCTCGGCGAGGGCAGGCTGGGGGCGAGGGTCCCCGAGGAGGGGCCGACCGAACTGCGGTCGGCCGCGATCGCGTTCAACGCCATGGCCGACCAGGTCGTCCAGCTTCTCGCCAACGAGCGGGAGCTCGCGGCCGACCTCTCGCACCGGCTGCGCACCCCGCTGACCGTGCTGCGCCTCAACGCTGCCTCGCTGGGCGAGGGCCCGGCGGCCGAGCAGACCAGGACCGCCGTCGAGCAGCTGGAGCGGGAGGTCGACACGATCATCCGCACCGCGCGCGAGGCCAAGCCGCAGACCGTCGCCAACGGCCCGGGAGCCGGCTGCGACGCCTCCGAAGTCGTCCGCGAACGCATGGACTTCTGGTCCGCGCTGGCGGAGGACGAGGGCCGCAAGGTGCGGGTCGCGGGCGTCGACCGTCCCGTACGCATCCCGGTCGCCCGTCCCGAACTGGCCGCTGCCCTCGACGCGTTGCTCGGCAACGTCTTCCGTCACACCCCCGAGGGCACGGCCTTCTCGGTCGACGTACACAACGGCGACGACGCCGTGATCGTGCTCGTCTCCGACGCCGGGGCGGGCATCACCGACCCGGAGGCCGCGATGGCCCGGGGCAACAGCGGTGGCAGGGACGGCTCGACGGGCCTCGGCCTCGACATCGTGCGCAGGGTCGCCGAGTCGACGGGCGGGGACGTACGGATAGGCAGTTCGGTGCTCGGCGGCACGGAGGTACGGCTGTGGCTCGGCCTCGGCCCCCGCCAGGGCGCGCAGGGCGAGCGCCGCCGGGGTCACCGCGGCACCGAACGGCGGCGCGGGCGCCTTTCCCGCTCGCACTCCCGGGTCGGCGGCCCCGACCATTAA